One region of Primulina huaijiensis isolate GDHJ02 unplaced genomic scaffold, ASM1229523v2 scaffold24871, whole genome shotgun sequence genomic DNA includes:
- the LOC140967299 gene encoding L-cysteine desulfhydrase-like, with amino-acid sequence MELEANGDVNHVSKKPKLALISEAEIREEFAHHQPGIARINNGSFGSCPASIIAAQKLWQLRFLRHPDDFFFNHLQRQITRSRSIVKELVNADHVDEISIVDNATTAAAIVLQHVGWAFAEGRFQKGDAVVMLHCAFQAVKKSIEAYVTRAGGSVIVVHLPFPVNSNEEIIAEFRKGLARGKANGRTVRLAIIDHITSMPCVVIPARELVRICREEGVERVFVDAAHAIGSVHVDVKAIGADFYVSNLHKWFFCPPSVAFLYCRNLPVSLDLHHPVVSHEYGNGLAIESAWIGTRDYSSQLVIPEALDFINRFQGGLVGIQKHNHDKVVEMGEMLAKAWGTNLGSPPEMCPSMAMVGLPSGLGILCDDDALKLRTHLRNHFGVEVPIYFQAPRDGEIGSTDVNGCLTGYARISHQVYNNVDDYMKLRDAINQLLHDGLTCKKLRIE; translated from the coding sequence ATGGAGCTTGAAGCCAATGGCGATGTAAACCACGTCTCCAAGAAGCCAAAACTAGCCTTGATATCCGAAGCCGAAATTCGGGAGGAGTTCGCCCATCACCAGCCGGGCATCGCCAGGATCAACAACGGCAGCTTCGGCAGCTGCCCCGCCTCCATCATAGCCGCTCAGAAGCTCTGGCAGCTTCGATTCCTCCGCCATCCGGACGATTTCTTCTTCAACCATCTTCAGCGCCAAATCACTCGCTCTCGCTCCATCGTTAAGGAGCTTGTAAATGCCGACCACGTCGATGAAATCTCCATCGTCGACAATGCCACTACTGCCGCTGCCATCGTTCTCCAGCATGTTGGATGGGCTTTTGCGGAAGGGAGATTCCAGAAGGGAGATGCTGTTGTCATGCTCCACTGCGCTTTCCAGGCTGTGAAGAAGTCGATTGAGGCGTATGTCACTCGGGCTGGCGGTTCTGTCATCGTGGTTCACTTGCCTTtccctgtgaattccaatgaagAAATTATTGCCGAATTTCGGAAAGGCTTGGCTAGAGGCAAGGCAAACGGCAGGACAGTTAGGCTAGCGATAATAGATCATATAACTTCAATGCCCTGTGTTGTCATTCCCGCTCGTGAATTGGTTAGGATTTGTAGGGAGGAAGGTGTTGAACGCGTGTTTGTGGACGCTGCTCATGCTATTGGCAGTGTTCATGTTGATGTCAAGGCAATCGGAGCCGATTTTTATGTAAGCAATTTGCATAAATGGTTTTTCTGCCCTCCTTCTGTTGCATTTTTATACTGCCGAAATTTACCCGTATCGCTCGATTTACATCACCCTGTGGTTTCACATGAAtatgggaatggattggctataGAGAGCGCATGGATTGGAACTCGAGACTACAGCTCTCAGCTTGTAATTCCTGAAGCTTTAGATTTCATTAATAGGTTTCAAGGTGGCCTCGTGGGAATTCAGAAGCATAATCATGACAAAGTAGTGGAAATGGGTGAAATGTTGGCTAAGGCTTGGGGAACAAATCTTGGTTCACCTCCAGAGATGTGCCCAAGCATGGCGATGGTTGGACTGCCTTCGGGATTGGGTATTTTGTGTGATGATGATGCATTGAAGTTAAGGACACACTTGAGAAATCATTTTGGGGTTGAAGTCCCCATATATTTTCAGGCTCCAAGAGATGGGGAGATTGGATCCACAGATGTGAATGGTTGTCTAACAGGATATGCTCGTATTTCTCATCAAGTGTACAATAATGTTGATGATTATATGAAGCTACGTGATGCAATCAATCAACTTCTCCATGATGGACTCACTTGCAAGAAGCTTCGGATAGAATGA